A window of Acidobacteriota bacterium contains these coding sequences:
- a CDS encoding zf-TFIIB domain-containing protein has protein sequence MICPKCSSEMSEETRGGIRLDLCGVCFGVWFDGGELEALNAGGGSSRLNDVPGRNCCFEPTGSSAHVKCPRCERDILRTGKIGKHAVMRCTSCKGLFLPNANAHFKTREIGILDSAIGVLEEIVSSLF, from the coding sequence ATGATCTGTCCGAAGTGTTCGAGTGAAATGAGTGAGGAAACGCGCGGAGGGATCCGCTTGGACCTCTGCGGCGTGTGTTTCGGCGTCTGGTTCGATGGCGGTGAACTTGAGGCCCTCAATGCTGGAGGTGGCTCGTCACGTCTCAACGATGTCCCGGGACGGAACTGTTGTTTCGAGCCCACCGGCAGTTCGGCTCACGTGAAGTGCCCGCGCTGCGAGCGTGACATCCTCCGTACCGGGAAGATCGGCAAGCACGCTGTGATGCGATGTACCTCGTGCAAGGGCCTTTTCCTGCCGAACGCCAACGCTCACTTCAAGACCCGCGAGATCGGCATCCTCGATTCGGCTATCGGCGTCCTCGAGGAGATTGTCAGCTCCCTATTCTGA
- a CDS encoding VOC family protein — translation MSASERFNHIGSQFAVDDVEKAVGFYAAALGFKLDYLDGDPLHYAVVFRDEVYIHLCQPQPPEFPAGSGRAFVAVSGVDTIWKRVRSETPNAIEQPIRDLDYGHQVLFRVFSVSDPAGNTLRIGEPLRDRLPSCD, via the coding sequence ATGAGTGCTTCGGAGCGTTTCAACCACATCGGATCCCAGTTCGCGGTCGATGATGTCGAGAAGGCGGTCGGGTTCTATGCGGCCGCCCTCGGCTTCAAACTGGACTACCTCGACGGCGACCCACTGCACTATGCCGTCGTCTTTCGAGACGAGGTCTACATCCATCTCTGCCAACCGCAACCGCCGGAATTTCCCGCTGGCAGCGGGCGCGCCTTTGTTGCAGTGTCAGGCGTCGACACGATCTGGAAACGCGTCCGTTCGGAGACGCCGAACGCCATCGAGCAGCCGATTCGGGACCTGGATTACGGCCATCAGGTTTTGTTCAGGGTATTTTCGGTCTCCGATCCGGCCGGGAACACACTGCGCATTGGCGAGCCGCTCCGAGACCGATTACCGAGCTGTGATTGA
- a CDS encoding PaaI family thioesterase — MEPAVLDEIQRIFRSAGFVADLGIELESVGDGECVTTLDLKDRHLQQDGFVHAGVLAAIGDHTAGVAAATMLRDRRMVLSIEFKLNLLRAARGERLICRAKVLKPGRQLSVVESEVFCVSAGEERMVSKMTATMAYVEP, encoded by the coding sequence ATGGAACCTGCCGTTCTCGACGAAATCCAGCGTATTTTCCGCTCTGCCGGCTTCGTCGCCGACCTCGGTATCGAGCTCGAGTCGGTCGGCGATGGCGAGTGTGTGACGACCCTCGATCTCAAGGACCGCCACCTGCAGCAAGACGGCTTCGTTCACGCAGGAGTTCTCGCTGCGATCGGCGATCACACAGCCGGCGTAGCTGCCGCAACCATGTTGCGGGATCGCCGGATGGTGCTGTCGATCGAATTCAAGCTCAACCTTCTTCGCGCCGCCAGGGGAGAACGCCTCATCTGCCGCGCGAAGGTTCTGAAACCGGGTCGACAGCTGTCAGTCGTAGAGTCGGAGGTGTTCTGCGTGAGCGCTGGTGAAGAACGCATGGTTTCAAAAATGACCGCCACCATGGCCTACGTCGAACCCTGA
- a CDS encoding phosphoribosylanthranilate isomerase has translation MNPTPLERPRLKVCCITSVEEAEVAIRYGADAIGLVSEMPSGPGVIPDHLIEEIAARTPPEVATFLLTSSHEVNAIVDQQQRFRVDAIQLCDALPPEALDQLRSAIPGTSIVQVIHVVGEKSLGQAMSAAGTVDAILLDSGDPTKAVKELGGTGRTHDWALSRVIREQVGIPVWLAGGLTSDNVAEAVRTVRPFGVDTCTGLRTDGHLDQGKLTRFVRELLVAGGSG, from the coding sequence CTGAATCCGACTCCACTCGAACGGCCACGCCTCAAGGTGTGTTGCATCACGAGTGTGGAGGAGGCGGAGGTGGCAATCCGGTATGGGGCGGACGCAATCGGCCTGGTGTCGGAGATGCCGAGCGGCCCGGGAGTGATTCCCGATCACCTCATTGAGGAAATAGCGGCTCGAACTCCTCCCGAGGTGGCCACCTTCCTCCTCACCAGCAGCCATGAGGTCAACGCCATCGTCGATCAGCAGCAGAGATTCCGGGTCGATGCCATCCAGCTCTGCGACGCATTGCCGCCAGAGGCCCTCGATCAGCTACGATCGGCCATCCCGGGCACCTCGATCGTCCAGGTGATTCACGTGGTCGGAGAGAAAAGCCTTGGCCAGGCGATGTCGGCGGCCGGGACGGTCGATGCCATTCTGCTGGACTCGGGTGATCCAACGAAGGCTGTCAAGGAGCTGGGAGGAACCGGACGGACCCACGACTGGGCTCTCAGCCGGGTCATTCGCGAACAGGTGGGCATTCCAGTGTGGCTGGCCGGCGGTCTCACATCCGATAACGTCGCTGAAGCGGTGCGGACGGTGCGGCCTTTCGGTGTCGACACCTGCACCGGGTTGCGAACTGACGGTCATCTCGACCAAGGGAAGCTGACCCGCTTCGTACGTGAGCTCCTCGTGGCCGGAGGTTCAGGTTGA
- a CDS encoding GIY-YIG nuclease family protein produces MKIIPSSGGTYIVLVELAAPTTITIGKLGDLSLIAGFYAYVGSAHGPGGLAARLRRYDVGPQRLHWHIDYLLAKADLTGAIFRADAERRECSWAQWVADQAQDRVPGFGSSDCRCASHLFLIGGAEEMREMTRACGCQLKALATIGA; encoded by the coding sequence TTGAAGATCATACCGTCGTCAGGCGGCACCTACATTGTGTTGGTCGAACTCGCCGCACCGACAACGATCACGATCGGCAAGCTCGGCGACCTCTCGCTGATCGCCGGCTTCTACGCCTACGTTGGAAGCGCGCACGGACCGGGAGGCCTTGCGGCGCGCCTGCGGAGATACGACGTCGGACCGCAACGGCTACACTGGCACATCGATTATCTGCTCGCAAAGGCCGACCTCACAGGAGCCATTTTCCGGGCCGACGCGGAACGACGTGAATGTTCCTGGGCACAGTGGGTCGCGGACCAAGCGCAAGACCGCGTGCCGGGTTTCGGTTCGTCGGACTGTCGGTGTGCGAGTCACCTCTTTCTGATTGGAGGCGCCGAAGAAATGCGAGAGATGACTCGTGCATGCGGATGCCAGTTGAAAGCACTCGCCACGATTGGGGCTTGA
- a CDS encoding tRNA-binding protein — translation MKPAPIKEEITIGDLERVDMRVGTIESIKEVPSSKKLMKLAVNFGDHSRTVLAGIKRERQNPADIVGLQALFVVNLPVRKMAGEVSEGMLLDIGYSDGLTPALAVPERAVPDGSRAG, via the coding sequence ATGAAACCTGCCCCGATCAAAGAGGAAATCACGATTGGCGATCTCGAGAGGGTCGACATGAGAGTCGGCACCATCGAATCGATCAAAGAGGTTCCGAGCTCGAAGAAGTTGATGAAACTCGCCGTCAACTTCGGCGACCACTCGAGGACCGTTCTCGCCGGCATCAAACGGGAGCGCCAGAACCCGGCCGACATTGTCGGGCTCCAGGCATTGTTCGTTGTCAATCTTCCTGTCCGGAAGATGGCGGGTGAGGTTTCCGAAGGCATGCTCTTGGACATCGGATATTCGGACGGCCTGACACCCGCGCTGGCTGTGCCCGAGCGGGCTGTGCCCGACGGCTCGAGGGCCGGCTGA